One stretch of Mustelus asterias chromosome 21, sMusAst1.hap1.1, whole genome shotgun sequence DNA includes these proteins:
- the LOC144508923 gene encoding ferritin, higher subunit-like: MDSQISQNYHQDCEAGVNKQINLELTASYLYLSLTSFFDRDDVALDNFSHFFKHQSQEKREHVEKLMKFQNKRGGRILLQDVKKPERDEWGNSLQAMQVALDLEKNVNQSLLDLHQLATTQTDPHLCDFLETHCLDEQVKTIKQLGDHITNLKHLGAPENGMGEYLFDKLSLEEST; encoded by the exons ATGGACTCCCAGATTTCCCAGAACTATCACCAGGATTGTGAAGCTGGTGTCAACAAGCAGATTAACCTGGAGCTCACTGCCTCCTATCTCTATCTTTCTTTG ACATCTTTCTTTGACCGAGATGATGTCGCCCTCGACAATTTCTCCCACTTCTTCAAACATCAGTCCCAGGAGAAGCGGGAACACGTGGAGAAGCTGATGAAATTCCAGAATAAACGTGGAGGCCGCATCCTCCTCCAGGATGTGAAG AAGccagagagggatgagtggggCAACAGTCTACAGGCAATGCAAGTTGCCCTAGATCTGGAGAAGAATGTGAACCAGAGTCTCCTGGATCTACACCAACtcgccaccacccagactgacccTCAC CTGTGTGACTTTCTGGAGACTCACTGTCTGGATGAGCAGGTCAAGACCATCAAGCAACTTGGCGACCACATCACCAACTTGAAGCATCTGGGAGCCCCTGAGAATGGGATGGGAGAGTACCTGTTTGACAAGCTCTCACTGGAGGAGAGCACTTAA